TCACACTACCGTCACTTTTCGGAACTACTACTAATGGAGACGCCCAGTCGCTGTGTTTTATTGGTTTAATCACGTTTTCTCTAACTAGTCTGTCCAGTTCGTCACTAACTTTTTGTTTCAGGGCGTATGGAACTTCGTTAgagtccgtttcgcggtgcctgtccgtcgggacgcgttttttttttcgcgttccgttttcgtcgatcgtcgtcggtgtgtatttcgggtgagtgcgtgagtgtgtgtgcggctagctctggttgtcacgatgacagcagagctgagccagtccgtttcgcggtgcctgtccgtcgggacgcattttttttttcgcattccgttttcgtcgatcgtcgttggtgtgtatttcgggtgagtgcgtgagtgtgtgtgcggctagctctggttgtcacgatgacagcagagctgagccagtccgtttcgcggtgcctgtccgtcgggacgcgttttttttttcgcgttccgttttcgtcgatcgtcgtcggtgtgtatttcgggtgagtgcgtgagtgtgtgtgcggctagctctggttgtcacgatgacagcagagctgagccagtccgtttcgcggtgcctgtccgtcgggacgcatttttttttcgcgttccgttttcgtcgatcgtcgtcggtgtgtatttcgggtgagtgcgtgagtgtgtgtgcggctagctctggttgtcacgatgacagcaaagctgagccagtccgtttcgcggtgcctgtccgtcgggacgcattttttttttcgtgttccgttttcgtcgatcgtcgtcagtgtgtttttctcgttagtcatgtatttgatacacatcacagccaggtttctttgttctatgatttgtaattgtttcacgggaagattcgttttaaattgcgttagccaaatataaattatcattcaattcgACTATTCGTTTCCCGCGAATCGCGGCGACAAATAatgtttcaacgcgattgttcaagtccttcagataacatcATAACACATCAGTCATTTATTGGTCGCTCatattataataatttaaaagtataaatagtctcaggtcaactctacgtaaatatgtaacgctgagtttaatatttcaccttttaaacacacataattttgattatatCTTTCCACagtcggctgtctaagattgaatcatttatgctaaactcaacaccaaataaccgggaatggtctcatccgcattgtttgccttgagaatacataatacatcaccttatttaacgaaattcattgattattgggccacatcatcatcctctatgttgaatcctggtcATTACCCTTCctcactaacaaaatcccaagtagaagtagttttccggcacacgcgggggtgtggatatcgtatagaacccacccttggtagcagcctgtgcaaactaacattcccgtcccatcccctcgagatctacaaactgacatggcgggcgccgttggtggccaacgactgtttcctgttCGCACcgactctagttttgatgatcgtgatgttttatcttttcagcgcattcatgcatgctgttgataagggaaacatcatttgatcgttgaagcgtgtgaccggttgtgctgatgggatattacggtcctgttcagcaacggagaaggacaaccatggatggtctctcatgctcatgctcatgctcatgctcagggCGTAGGGAACTTCGTTAGTCCTGCAAAAAATTGGTCTTGCCCCCTCTTGGAGGTGAATTTCCGCCTCAAACTCTTCGATCGGCTCTTCTAGACTCTTAGTCAAAATTTCTCCATACCGATTTTTTAACTTCCCCATCAGCACGTTTCTCTCTTTCTGCAATTCGTGCTCTGTTGGGTCGGAAATTACGTTCACTAGCTTAGTCCTCCATTTTGGATATAATACATCCATCCAATCACGACCCAGTAATGGCGTGAACTCTCGTTTCGATCTCACAATCACTAATTTCAACGGAAAAAGTCTCTTATCGTCCAGTTTTTGAACCATCACATTAACTACCCCCTTTTAGACTCAAACTATCTCCTGTCATAACTATTAACTGCACTTCCGATTTTTCCACTTTTAAATGAGCCAAATGTTCTTTGTAGTCTTCTTTTGACATGATCGTGTATGTAGCCCCAGAATCGAGATTATGTTTTTCCTTGTTTTGACAAGATTTGGATTATCATCCGCGTTGTGTTCGGGAGTTTTCGGGAAGTTTAGGACTGCGCTTCTTAGCAACAGTGAACATGTTTCGGTCGTTTCGCGTGAATTCGCCTTCGTTTAAGCTGTTTCGTTGTATGATGGCATATTGTGAACTTGCGTCTCGTACGGAAACTTTCGCTATCGGGCATTACATCTGAGCGAGGATTGTTTAACTGGACCTGGTGGACATCATCACCATATAAGGAAGACAGCAGCTGCTTCGAAAATTTGGTGAGATCAGTCCATATCGGACTTTTTGATAACTGATATATTCTTGCTTGCTACTTACTAAATACACGCTGGTCCCAGTTTTGCCTGACGGGATCGGAAGTTTAAAGATGGGTCGAGAACCCGTCTGGTTCTTGCTCTAtctttaggcggggccagacaatgcccagtgacctcggaattggaccgcaaggagctctgtcattctgaaatgggtcactggaagcagcgcgagggctgacaccacctaatacccgggactgagataagctgtatcagcataaccaagtctgatacaaactatgctttcccataatttcgctgccggccagcgggtattggattggaccacacacacacacatcgtgTATGTAGCCCCAGAATCAACCTCAAAATGTATTCGCTTACCGTCTAGTCATAGCTGCTGATACAACGCCGGTGACGCCACGTGGTTGACGCCATGCGCCCGGCTTTCGTCCGAACTGCTGCCCGATTCTTCGTCCTCCATGCCACTTGCCATGGCATTCAGCTTCTCCCTTTGGGTACCGACAGTACCTCGCTATGTGCCCAAACTCCGAACAATTGAAGCAACGAGGGCCTTTCTTCCACGATTGGCCGCCATTGCCCATCACGCTGCCTCCAGCACGTTGCCAGCCATTACTGCGACCGCCATTGCCCATTACACTTCCGCCGGCACGTTGCCAGCCATTTCTACGGCCGCCATTGCTCATTACATTGCCACCATCTCGTTGCCAGCCATTTTTCTTTTGCTTCCACGTGCCCCGGCCTCCAGAGTTGCTTCGGTGTCCTCCACGGCTCGCTGATCGGTTCCCGTCCTTCCTCGACCATCTGCCTGCGTTCACCCGATTTAGGTTTCCGTTCTTATTTTTCATAGTCATTACGTCAAGCTCTATCTGCTCAAGAACTTTAGCCTTGTCCACCGCTTGCTCGAACGTCATGTCGTCCGTACTGTTCATTAGCTCCCCCTGGATCTTGGGGCTTACAATTCCCGCCACAAACTTGTCCCTTAGGGCCTTGTCCAGGTAGTTTCCGAATACGCAATTTTTTGAGAGCGCCTGCAGCTCAACAGCGAAGTCAGCCACTTTTTCAAACTCCtcacggaaaggggatcgatcgccaaaccagcgaccgaattttgctgggttggttttgctgatatcagcgaaatttttctctaaaccagcgaaatttttcgctgaaaaaggtggctgcgcgaaatcaaatccagcaacttggtttcgctggtttgttatttccgaaacggtttcttttccagcgaaagttttcgctgggttgatacacatccttccgacagccgtcataaatgtttgttattgttcacgtttggaagcgatttgtggcaatcgaattgctttaggggttttttcaaaacaaaaaagcatgaaaaagttctgcatctagtgttcagcattaaaatacatactcaacaggtgatggttcttttcaatgaaaagaagcacgtttccataaagttctcgcagcagaaaaatacggtgcagtgaagctggagatgtatttgtactgctgcatagatgagtgcacaaattgtcgcaggtggcagcaagaatcgtaggcgaggaacttgaccatggccgcggaacagtttgtgctgtggcaagtaagtacaacgaggaacttgaccatggccgcggaacagtttgtgctgtggcaagtaagtacaacctggctggactttttttaaattctgcttCCGTTACTGCGAAATCTTTACACGATTCCCAATTAATCTCTGGTTCTCAAATCCTCTGGTTTATTTTGGCATAGGCTTCTgccgccaaaacaaaaaaaacaaacgtcggtgataaaaaacgctgatccagtgcaaaaaaacactggtcCAGTGGAAACACTCGCTGAACCAGCGGATTTTTCGCCGAAACCAGTagaataatctcctggttgattttggtacgagctgctgccgccggaaaaaaacccggacgtcagcgatagaaaacgctgatccagcgtaaaagaacaccagttcagtgaaaaaatccgctggaccagcgaattgtttcccaaaaccagCACAATAATCTACTGGTTAATTTTGGTacgagctgctgccgccggaaaaaaaaaacccggacgtcagcgatagaaaacgctgatccagcgtaAAAGAACACTGGTCTAGTGAAGAAATCCGCTAgaccagcgaattgtttcccaaaattagtacaataatctcctggttgattttggtgccctgccgctttttccaaaccagcgagaaaattttctgatcccccaaacagcgacatttttcaccaaaccagagttttttttcactggtttggtagaatttcatcggttttcaaaccagcgaaaaaattagcgattctaggtaatttttgtgcaggctgagaaattagcgacatttttcgctagttttagcgaactttatcgcgatttggcgatggatcccctttccgtgctGCTGGTTCCTCTTGAAAAATTCTACCGATTGCGCGATGCGGTTCCTTTTAGGGCAGAAGTAGGCCTTCAGTTTATCCGTAACGATTACGTACGTCACGTCCTTGTGCGTCTTCGGATATAGAAGCTGCTGAAGTTTCCGTAGGGCCGGCAGACCGATGAAGTGCACTATGCGAATATCATGCGAACAAAAAGCATGAAATTTTCCTTGGGGGGAATTTTGTGGGCGTTGCCACAGCTTTGAAACAGAGGCGAAGAACGTTCAGAAATCCTTATACGGAAAAGTGACAGTTGCAGGGTATCATTCAATTATTACGTGATGAACTATTTAATTTTGGCCCGGGTACGGATATATTTATTTGCAATCAGTTATTTGCATAccaaaattagataatttaaccgattttggattttttgcccGCAGATGAAAGATACTAAGAACCTGCTTTATTGGAGCAATGCCGACGGAACctggtccaacctggccacttggggacacttcggcatttgcaaggaaccatgtcatgtgacatatcaaaattcattaaattaaaaactatgaccattacaagtgatgccaaggtcctctggtccaacctggccacttcggaacttGAAAAGAACcgtgtcatgtgacatatcaaaattcatcaaattaaaaactatgaccatttcaagtgatgccaacgtcctctagCCCgaattggccactccggaacgggtcactggtaaccggtggccacttggggacacttcggaatttggaAGGAAttatgtcatgtgacatatcaaaattcattaaattaaaaactatgaccattacaagtgatgccaacgtcctctggtccaacctggccacttcggaacgggtcaaataaaaaactatgaccattttaagtgatgccaacgtcctctagCCCgaactggccactccggaacgggtcactggtaaccggtggccacttggggacacttcggaatttggaaggaaccatgtcatgtgacatatcaaaattcattaaattaaaaactatgaccattacaagttaTGCCATCGTCCtctggtccaacctggccacttcggaacgggtcaccggtaaccggtggccacttggggacacttcggaatttgcaaggaaccatgtcatgtgacatatcaaaattcatcaaattaaaaactatgaccattttaagtgatgtcaacgtcctctggcccaacctggccactccggaacggatcaccggtaaccggtggccacttgagaacacttcggaatttggaaggaaccatgtcatgtgacatatcaaaattcatcaaattaaaaactatgaccatttcaagtgatgccaacgtcctctggcccaacctggccacttcggaacgggacaccggtaaccggtggccacttggggacacttcggaatttggaaggaaccatgtcatgtgacatatcaaaattcatcaaattagaaactatgaccattacaagtgatgccaacatCCTCTGGTCCAtgctggccacttcggaacgggtcaccggtaaccggtggccttTTGGGGACACTTCGAAATTTggaaggaaccatgtcatgtgacatatcaaaattcatcaaattagaaactatgaccattacaagtgatgccaacatCCTCTGGTCCAtgctggccacttcggaacgggtcaccggtaaccggtggccttTTGGGGACACTTCGAAATTTggaaggaaccatgtcatgtgacatatcaaaattcataaattaaaaactatgaccatttcaAGTGATGCCAACTTCCtttggcccaacctggccaatccggaacgaGTCACCggtaaattcttgaaattcttgaaattcttgaaattcttgaaattcttgaaattcttgaaattcttgaaattcttgaaattcttgaaattcttgaaatttttgaaattcttgaaattcttgaaattcttgaaattcttgaaattcttgaaattcttgaaattcttgaaattcttgaaattcttgaaattcttgaaattcttgaaattcttgaaattcttgaaatcttgaaattcttgaaattcttgaaattcttgaaattcttgaaattcttgaaattcttgaaattcttgaaattcttgaaattcttgaaattcttgaaattcttgaaattcttgaaattcttgaaattcttgaaattcttgaaattcttgaaattcttgaaattcttgaaattcttgaaattcttgaaattcttgaaattcttgaaattcttgaaattcttgaaattcttgaaattcttgaaattcttgaaattcttgaaattcttgaaattcttgaaattcttgaaattcttgaaattcttgaaattcttgaaattcttgaaattcttgaaattcttgaaattcttgaaattcttgaaattcttaaaattcttgaaattcttgaaattcttgaaattcttgaaattcttgaaattcttgaaattcttgaaattcttgaaattcttgaatttcttgaaattcttgaaattcttgaaattcttgaagttcttgaaattcttgaaattctagaaaatcttaaaaatcttgaaatttttgaaatttttgaaatacttgaattttttgaaatatttgatacacttgatatatttgaaaaacctaaaatacttgaaaatctCGAAATAGGTACTCGAAATATTCGAATTACTCGAAATACTCGCaacacttaaaatacttaatatacttgaaatacttgaaaaactCGAAATATTCGAAATGCTCGCAACACTTGAAATacgtaaaatatttgaagaaattgaaaTACACGAAATATTTGATATACTCGAAATATTGAAACACTTGAAATACTCGaaacacttgaaatacttgTAATATGGCCCCTAACACAACTTACCTAAACCATCTGCCTCCAGAAGCCAAACCGTTGAAAATCAACTCCGTCGAAAAACCACTCTCACTCACAAAAccttttaaaacaaacaaaaacatttatttgaaaCGAGAACTTCGATTCCCAACCAGCTGACCAGCACGTCAAAACATGATAGTTTTTTTCCAAGCGTTACTGGTCGACTTATAAAAAGTAACACATCTTTTCTGCCTCGAACACGGATCACAACTTCGTGAACTAGTTCATAACTTCATGAAGTACAtatcatgatttcatgatttttgtaccatgatttcatgaatttgttcacgtttccatgaacacgtttgttttctgaattcgtgattttttgttcatggctacgggaacgcttttttttgcgtgtatttgcccaagtaataccaaaatttggtattcccgtgttatttacccctgctcgggccacactgaaaaaaatattctattttcagttattagaaatgtaattaagcttatatctgtaagcccttacatccaattaaaatgctgtttaaggcaaacttatgggacattggacgagctttccggtaaaaatatttacgagactgaaaaatcaagtctgttatatagaaattgccaaaaaccacaaaaaaaacgttttttaacatttttattttttaaaccgctgtatcttccgaaattacaaaatacaaaaatatttaaataccttacgcccatctcaaatgttattttcg
This is a stretch of genomic DNA from Culex pipiens pallens isolate TS chromosome 1, TS_CPP_V2, whole genome shotgun sequence. It encodes these proteins:
- the LOC120431172 gene encoding uncharacterized protein LOC120431172, whose product is MTFEQAVDKAKVLEQIELDVMTMKNKNGNLNRVNAGRWSRKDGNRSASRGGHRSNSGGRGTWKQKKNGWQRDGGNVMSNGGRRNGWQRAGGSVMGNGGRSNGWQRAGGSVMGNGGQSWKKGPRCFNCSEFGHIARYCRYPKGEAECHGKWHGGRRIGQQFGRKPGAWRQPRGVTGVVSAAMTRR